In the Hordeum vulgare subsp. vulgare chromosome 7H, MorexV3_pseudomolecules_assembly, whole genome shotgun sequence genome, one interval contains:
- the LOC123407403 gene encoding serine/arginine-rich splicing factor SR45a-like: MADSPRRRYTRPSRSPSPYKGRQKQMSRSRSPVAQSQSRSPSPDPRSQARSRSRSPAREREPEAVNHGNTLYITGLSSRVTDKELREYFNKEGKVVSCHVVLEPHTRVSRGFAFITMDTVEDAERCIKYLNQSELLGRNITVEKSRRGRPRTPTPGSYLGHRYERREMQRGGRFRRGGYGGRDDYYGNSYRRSPPPMYRDYRDTRDYPPYRDTRDYSPPHRDARDYYDGRGGRGYSPHRSPPPYGGRARRERSRSLPYSPYRMPERGYGRRAGGGGYDR; encoded by the exons ATG GCCGACTCCCCGCGCCGGAG GTACACGAGGCCCTCAAGGTCCCCGTCACCTTATAAGGGACGCCAAAAGCAAATGTCAAGGTCAAGATCACCTGTAGCCCAATCCCAGTCTAGATCTCCATCACCTGATCCTAGATCTCAGGCAAGGTCAAGATCTCGAAGCCCTGCGAG GGAACGGGAGCCTGAAGCTGTTAATCATGGAAATACTCTGTACATCACTGGACTTTCTTCTAGGGTGACTGATAAAGAACTTAGAGAGTACTTCAATAAGGAAGGAAAG GTGGTTTCTTGTCATGTTGTTCTTGAACCCCATACACGTGTTTCTCGTGGATTTGCTTTCATCACCATGGACACTGTTGAAGATGCTGAACGCTGCATCAAGTACCTTAACCAGTCAGAACTGCTAGGCAGAAACATCACAGTTGAAAAG TCACGCAGAGGCCGCCCTAGGACACCAACTCCTGGAAGCTACCTAG GCCACCGCTATGAGCGTAGAGAGATGCAGCGTGGTGGTAGATTCCGCCGAGGAGGCTATGGTGGTCGTGACGATTATTACGGCAACAGCTATCGCAGGTCTCCGCCTCCCATGTACCGAGACTACAGGGACACCCGGGACTACCCTCCCTACAGGGACACCCGCGACTACTCCCCACCCCATAGGGATGCCCGAGACTACTATGATGGCAGGGGTGGCCGGGGCTACTCCCCCCACAGGTCTCCCCCTCCTTATGGTGGCAGAGCAAGGAGGGAGCGGTCTAGGTCGTTGCCGTATTCCCCATACCGGATGCCTGAAAGGGGCTATGGCCGCCGTGCCGGTGGTGGTGGCTATGACAGGTAA